The Colletotrichum destructivum chromosome 7, complete sequence genome contains the following window.
ggtttcggcgcgggcgacgagctcgcggcGCTCATCCTGGGGTGCGATGGCGACGGAAACCTCGGTCGAAAGCTCAGCGAGCACGTAGGCCTTGACATCGTCGGGCCAGGCCTTaacggcctcgacgggctGCTCCAGGAGCCCGGCCCACTCGCCAATGTCGATCTTGGAGTAGTCCGGGGCGTTGATcacgtcgacgatgaggccAACGGGGACGTGGACGTTCACAGCCAGCTCCTCAACAGGAGTCAGGGCCaaggcgacggtggcgctggtggcggcaaggagaagctTGATGAAAGAGGGAGCCATTTTGGTTGGTTTTTTGGGTTTGGTGACGAACGAAGGTCGGGTGGGCTTTGTGGGTAAATGAAAGtgaggttgaggttgagACTGAGAAGACTGAGCTGGTTGGAGTGCGGTATCATAAACATCTCGACGGCGGTATTTCTCTCAGCCTTTATAACTATTTGCAAAAAACCGAGAACTATCACAACATCGGACCATTGAAGAGAGCGCAAGTTCCGTTCAGACACAAGAACACGAGGCGGGAATCGGAGTTGAGGTGCCAAGAAATAGGTAATAAGGTGCCAAGCGTGCAAGAGTCAGTGGTTTGTAGGAAGGTTTCTGGGGTCAAGGCTACTTACACTTTTCCGCGTGCAAATAGTGCTGTCGATGACAATGAGGCACAGAGACGCCCCACCGGCCGGCTTCAAGTAGACCTCCAAGGGTCCGGCCTCCCAATCAAACCCCATTCCCTAGGATATTGAACCTAAACAGACTCTGCGGAACCAGCGGTCTCGGGGCAAAGTTGTTTGTGTTGTCGGACATTGGAGAACTCTTGTAACTCCGCGACATCCGCGTTCGAACACAGCAATAAACATGTACTTGGCCCACTTCTCGTATCTACGCCTGTAAGAGCCTTCTGTGTTGAGCTTAGTGACGCTTGGTCAATTTCCTTTACTCTAACAATCGCGCAACGGACGGGGCGACCGCCTTGCCTTAGCATACTTTCATTCCCCTGGTTAGCTGCGGTCAGACAAATCGATAACCTGAATGCGGAGGAGTTGAATCCGGCGCTGCGTTGAGTATCCTCGCTATCGGGTGAACAGCAATGTAACTGGTTTGCTGTGCCGAAGAACAGATGATGGAGTACCAAGCTGCTAGAGTCAATATCTGGTAATGACTGTTGGGGCCGAGATGGTGACACTATTCCTGAATCGTCTGCTTCGACATTTTAGAACTGCTGAACAATAGAATAAAGTTTTTGTCTCTCTCAGCTGAAAGGCCGTTACCAAAAAGGATTCTGCTGCGTTCTGTTACACAATGGGGGTACTTCAGCCATCGTACACTCCATCTCCGAGGAAATGTTTTTGATTCCTACTCAGTCTTTTACATGATCAGTAACCTCAACATTCTCAACCTGCAAGGTACTGAACTGAGGACTTACCAAAGACGTAGTGAAGTTAGCTTGTTGCGTTGATTAGTCAACACGTGTGGAGGCTAGGGTCACTGTTCGAAGACCAAATTGTAACACAGACACCACAGAGTaacgagagagagggacaaTTACTAACACTGAGCGTATAATAAACCACCAGCATTCACATACAGTGAAGAGACTGTTTGGGTTGTCACATGAGAAGATTTCGAGAGGACAGGGAACAGGGCTTTCAGTTGCCATCAAGACTGTTGCGGTAGATACGGATACCTCATATAAGCCACAACTGCCACACTGAAACTGTGCACTCACTTTTGCGCTATTATCATAGTTACCAACCCAGCTTTACTAAACTGTATGCTGTGCTTAAGAAAATTAAGGTGCAGGTAACAAATGTGAGTTTGAGTCAGACAGTGAGTCCAGACCACAGGGTTCCAGCCAGGGTTGGAGCCATCCAGACCTCGGCGAGATGTGCCGATTACAAACTTTTAAGGACTGCTAGATGCCTGATGGATCAGCCATCTGGGGGTGGTGTCGTAATGGGTACGGATACCCTATGTAAGCCACAATTGCTGCACTGCAATTGTGGATCCACTTTTGCGCCAGCATCACAAATGAGTTGACACCCGAGGGAAAAGTCAGGAAGGTGTTTCCCTCACATGACTGACAGGCAATTTACTATCCAGGGCAGTCTGCTAAATGTAAAGTTTTTATCCCCTGTAGGCCGTAGTTTGAAGGGCCATGGCAAAAGTTAATTCACAGGTGGCTCATGATTTTGGGAGCATTCTCAACTATTGCCCAGACATGCCGAATACGAAACCAAACCTCATGACAAATGCAAGTGTTGGGACATCGTCAATGTGGTTTCAAGTCTATAAAAGCTGACGAGCGGCCACGGACAAGAAcggtctctctctcatcacCAGCACTCTACAATACCATTCCACTCTTTCAACCAACATCATCCAATCTTTCAAAGTCTCCTTTGACCAACTCACAACTACTTCAAAATGTTCTCCAAGACCATCCTCATCACTCTCGTTGCCGTCTCATCGGTCTTCGCGGCTCCCTTGGAGTCTAGGCAGATCAACCCCAGTGTTACCCTCTGCAGCAACAAGGACTACAACGATTGTGACACTGTCCACTTCCACTTTGGCATCTGCGGTAAGAAAACCATTTGTCTTTTTGTTTCTCCTTGACTAACAAGCAACAGAGCCTGCTGGGAGACTCAATGACAAGGTCAGCTCGCTCAACGCCAACGGCCACAAGTGCGTCTTCTACAAGTAAGTAGACAAGTCTATTCCCCACCCTCTCTTGTGGAACTGCAATGGCTGACATTATGAAAGCGACACCGGATgccgcaacggcggcggccaaaTTGACACCTCTGGGGCGGTCTCCAACATCCGAACCCACCCCAACTTCTCCACCATGAACGACGATGTTTCCTCGTTCTTGTGCACCCTCTGAGTACATCTGGGTACAACTCCTACGGACTCGCGACATTGCTCGCAATTGTTTCCTGTCTCATTTTCTTAGGAGTAGTTACGTCACAGACGACTTGTGTGGAAGACGCGTCTTTGACTATGCCATGTAATCGGTGGATAATATGGGTCGCGGATAGTAGTCGGAGTTCTCTTCTTTCACTGTTCGATGCCTTGTACATTGGGCGACCGGGCAGTGGGTTTATTGTGTTGGAACATAGAGCTTCGGTTGCTGATATGGTTACGAACTGACCTCAAGCACCACAAAGCTCTTCAGCTAATAATTTACTTTGTTCTCACTAAAGACCCCATTTCGTGACCCGTTAAGTTCATAGGAATTCCAACACACCAGAGCGACGGTCGAAGCCTGAACCCAGAGTGATCCTTCCACCACTCCAATCGAGCATATTAACCTCAAGGGGCGCTTGGAGGCTGTCAGCATATTTCCAACCAGTGGCTGAAGAACCCAAGACCTTGAGAACCTAGCCGCTTGAAGCCCCTTAACATACCTACCGCAGGAAGCACAGCGTCGAGGCTACGCACAACCAGCCTCCTGTGGCTGAGGTGGGTGCATGCCGCTTTTGTAAGCGGTCTCAGTCGGCTTTAGAACGCAGCCGGCTACAGCAGCTATTCTAACTCTCAACCAAGTATCTCTTTATATGGGTCACAATCCCATCCCTACGTTCGTGGTCTGTCACAACATGCGTGGGAAGTTGACAGAAACATGGAAATGAGATGGGTTATCGCAAGTCGAAATAAGCATTTAAAGGCTAGACGGGTTTGAGTTGCTAGAAGGACACGTGACGCGGGCGATGCAGACCCACCTTTGTTCATTATCCCTTATCGGGCCGCCGCACGGAGCGCAGAGGTTCGGCGACAGCTGTCACTTTTTTGATTAAACCACCCATTTTATCTCCAGTTCAGCTCCGGGGAAAGCTGTCCCTACCCCGGATCGCTTTCCGTCACCCGTCCGTCCCTTTCCCGAGTCAAGGCAATGCACCCCCGGTCGACCTGCTAGGGACCCTTTCTCTGCCTTTGCCTCATCTCGGTGCTGTTTGCAAGACGACGTCAAACCACACGCCAACAACATCATGGCGTCCTTTGCGCATTTCCTGCTGGGCTTCGCCCTCTGCTTGGTtcagctcgtcgccgccaaccccGAAGATGGCCTCCCTTCATACCACTACGGCGCACCCATCCACGTCGAGTGTATGAATCGCAGCTCGTGAGTCGCACCCAGAAACTGTTGGATGACATGGCAGCTTCTACTCTGCCCGAAGCCTCGTGTCGTACCTCTGCTAACACCTACCTCCCCTCCCTGCAGCGAAACAGGCGAGCACATCGAGAACTCGAACCACGAAATCGAATGGATTCCCTTCCCTGTCTGCGAAGAGACCAATAAGCCCCTCGAGTTCCGCTATGGCCACGAAGGCGAGCTAAACTGCACCATCCCCATGGTCTCGGACCCCTTCTTCCATCTCCTCGAGTTCTTCATCCATAACGACGCGCCCCTGGCCTGCCGCCTGCCCGCCCGTCCCGCCCCGGCCGTCGAGATCATCGGCGAGAAGCCATACGAGCAGGAATACATccccctcgtcttcgccctcgccggcaccCTCCAGCTGAGCCATCTGCACGTGAGCACCCACATGAACGTGCTTCTGCACAGCATGCCGAAGCACCACCTGCGGCCCCACGACTCGGGCGTCCTCGACTCCGGCACCGCCTACAGCACAAGTCCGCTGAGCCACATGGACGGCATCTACACAAAGAGGCTCGTCATCGGTGACCCGTTGCCCCTGCACTTCTCCGTCAGATGGTTCCCGACCCCCAACCTGCCTAAGTCGGAGGGTCACGTTGAGTGGCAGGGCATGGGCGGCCACGTGTACGCCAGCACTGTCTTCTATATCATCACGTCCTTCATCGCGGGCGTGCTCGTCGCGGCGACCTACTTCTTCGGCGTCGTGCTTCCCAAGCGgttgagggggaggggtatGGGCGGCGCGACGCCCTTGGGCTACGGCCTCAACGGAGTCGGCAATGGTTGGGGATACTCTAAAGCCGCCAAGCGGATGGACTAGGGATGCTTTCttggctttttttttcttttctaATTGGTTTACGAGGGAACCTGTATGATTGCTCCGACTCATGTATATTTGACGCCCCGTCTTCTCAACGACCCTTTCTGATGGACACTTGGAGTTTACTTTTTTGGAAGAAGAATTCGACTGGGCCCTCGCCCTGAACCTGTACGCAGTACGAGATGGACTGGAAAAGGAGTTTGGGACCCGGGTTCGGGGATGCTATATGACCGAACGGGATTGTACGGTATACTCATGGAAATGGAACCAAAAACTCATTGGAATTGCACGTCCGCCCGCCCCTCTACTGGGACTTCGTCTTGCCTCCGGCTTGGAGCCTGCCGAGGATGCGCATCCACATGTCTAACCCCATGAGTGCGGCTATCGAACGTCGGTCAGTGCCTAAACTACGAAGCTTCCGGTCTGGGAAGGTGAGCTTACGGATCACGACCCACGGGCCGTACaggttgaagatgaagacgttCTTCTGGGCCTGGCTGTACACGGCCGGGTCCCAGTGGAGCGTGTCGTAGATGCAGGTCAGCGTCGTCAGGGCGcactcgacggcgaagacgaggatggcgagctCGAAGCGGGGCGTGGTTCCGGCGCGGCCGGAGAACCGGTAGACCATCCAGACGGCCATGGGCAGCTGGTAGACGATCTCGATGTAGGTGAAGAGCTTGAACCATGAGGGTAGCCCGTCGTGGGGCGTGACAAAGTAGGGGTCGTTGTAGGTCGAGATGTAGAAGTCGCGAATCACCTGCAGGAAGTgcagcggcgccgacggctcAGCGTAGAGGCTGGACGGGTAGAAAGGTACCAGGTCGACCACTGTTAGGGGACTCTTGGTCAGTTTCATATCCGTACAGGGATCGTGAGATGAGGATGAAGCGGCAAGGTTGTCGGGCTCTCGTCTGGCGAGAACGGCAACAATGCAGTAAGATGACCTGCCGCTGTTTTGAAAACATGAACGGTACTGCCCCAAGTGTAGGTTGACGCGGGAGTGATATGTTTGTGCTTGGGTCCCAGTGGTTGCTTAGGAGCTGCGGACTCACGAAGTATTGCTGAGAGCTGGATGCTTGAAATGACGAGGTATGCGCTGTCGCGCCAGTTTCTGGGTGAGGCCGACATCGTCTATCTCTGTACGTGTGAGCGGAATCGCTCGATTGGGTTTGTGGATGGTGAATGGGTGCGGCGTAACGGTTGCCAGTCACGACGCGATGCAGGACGAGCCCAGGACACGCTGGGAGCGTCGATCAACGCGAGGATGAGATAAAAACACGGCAGAGTCGTGACATGCTGACATAAGCGGCACCTCTCGTCGCAAGGTTGTTTGTTGGTGAACGTAAGCCATGGCATTACCTGTCCGCCGACTTCTACCTTATCCAAATAGAAAGAGTCATTGTTTCGGAGTACGACATGAATTTAAGGGTGCTCACAACATATCGAAGCGCTTCATGGTTTTCCAGCTCATGGGTAACTGACGAGACGGCGATTTCTTCCACCCGTTTTGTAGCTGTTGGCAACGAACGACGTCAAACAACATGCCGCATGATCCTCGGCCAACTCAGCAAACTAATGAACAAAAAAAATATCACCAAATCCTCGGCTCACAAGTAGGGAGTTGCTGCTGGGACGATGTGCTTTACGCGTTGTTTTCCTGGCCATACTTCAGAGCCCATTGTATTCCAAGCTTAGCAAACCTCTCCAGATACACACTGCATGACGACCAAATTGTCACTGCCTCCCAAGCAAAAATACATGAAGCATTCTTACAGCTCTCTCTTATCAAGCTGTTCCCAATAAGGAGATCAGAAGAAAGAGATGCAGAAGCGCTGTCTAATTGCACACGGGCAGAATTATCCTATCATTGAAGCCGCCCTCGTTTAGGTCTCCTTTCTGCCCATTACCAGGGTCAAATATGAGATCTTAGTAGTTGTCAGTGCTACAAAGTAAGCCAGTCTTTCCTTTTGGGTTTATTTCTCCGCAGACGACAGTGCTTACGGTTTTGGCAGCGGAGGCTTGTATCAAGACGGCGGTAGCAGCGAAGATGGCCTGGGCGTGCGCTTTGATCGACTGGATAGACGAACGAAAGCGAAAGCTAGGAATAATGTAATAAGGCCTGGAAGTTGGAAGGTTTTGGCTGTTGAGTGGCGAATGAGTAGGACATTGTGATACGGAGCAGGGAACTTGGTCAAGGAGTTCGAAACGTGATTTTGACGTCCAGGGTTCCATTCTCCTTCATTTGCATGTCCGAAATGCCCATAGCCTCATCGAAAGCCGTGCCACAGAATTAGGTATTCTCACTAGATAGAAAAGTTGAAATGAAGTGCTACTCGTCATAGCGAACCCAAAGTGCACTTAACACAAGGTATGATACCTTTGGAAATGGGAAAGGGGTTGGAGACAAAGTCGGCCTCTTTTGTGGCTGGTCTGCCCCCCCAGCATGAGAGAATAGAATGATGACGCATTTCTCCTTCACTACCTTTCATATAGGATCCAAATTccctctttccttttctccaACTTCTACTCTTGTAGATTGTGATTCAAAAGTATTGTTCGGTCTTATCTTCGAAACGCGGAAACCTGTTGGCTGCAAGTAGAGAGCGTGAAGCTACCTAGGCGCTTGGGAATTCTCTAAAACTCCTGCTCAATTTCATGCAGTGCCGTTCTGTGCCTCGGTCTGTTGAAAAGAACGGGCGCAGAAATTTGGGTTTGTAGGGAATCAATCATATGCTCATGATCCGCGGAGTGCTCCGGTATCTCCGCAAAAAGTGTAGTGATAGGACACCGAAAAGTTATCATGACCCGCCCAAGCTACTCAGCACGAGACTCGGCAGTCCCTTTTAACTCTCGGCCCCGAGATTTATCTCGCTAGAGCCATACGTGACACACTCAGGAAATAAAGCAGAGGTATCACATGTGGCAATGTGGGGGACATGATGATAGTACGAGGCAGTAGATAATCGACGTTTTGGACTCCACGTTAATCGTCCCGTATGATGTACAATGCAGGAAATTGTTTCTTGGGGATTATTTCTTTTGTAGTCCCCgtccccctttccccccttttttttccgTCTTGTGTTTATTGTCAAGAACCCTGCCTGCATCAATGCCCAACAGCTCACATCCACACCAACATGGTTGCAAGCAGAGTGATGAACATGAAAATCGAACCAGCAGTTGCGATTGAAGCAGTGCTTCGACCGTTCCCATTGTTTCCGGTActattgttgttgttgttgttgttgttgttcccgccgccgccaccgttaccgctgccgctgccgctcgGAGCCATGTTCACCATGAAGAAGGTCCCGCCAATCGgccgcccgagaccagcCTGTTGACGGAATTGGGAAACCTGGAAAAGGTCAGCTCGAAGTCCTCTAGAATTTATTTCTTGGCATTCTCTCTCACGTTGAAGTTCTTGCGGTTCATTTTGTCCACACCCACCCCGTCGAAACCCATTTTGTTGAACTTCTCAGGCTGGACGTAGAGTAGATAAACGTATCTGTGCACCCCGCTTCCTGCCTTGGGCTCTGGCGATATGTAGTCGCTGAATGCGGGCGTAGAGTTCTTCATGATGATTGCCGAAGAGAGGACCTCCGATTTCGTCTGCTCCACGGTAAAGTTGCCGGCGAGGTAGTGTCTCACGCTACGATCGGTCGGATTCTCGCGTGTCGGATAGTCAGGTCCAATCTGTCAATCTTCGTAAGCAATCTCTACCAACAACAGTACCTCGCGCCGGATTATTTTACCATGTAAACTATGAACCTGGAGTTCCGCGTGATGTTTTGTGCGTTGGCCATGTTTTCGACGCTGAACTCGAACGGGAACTTGGCCTCCTTCATCTTAAGCCTGGAGTCGGGCATGATGAGAGCTTTGTCGCCATCGTGTGCCCGATACGCGGCATAGAAAGAAACAATGGGATCAAAGGACCCTAGGACATCTGGAACGATCCCGCCTTCCAAGAAAGCCTTGCGGAACTCCCTTGTTGACATGCTTCTCGGTGGCTCTGCATGGGAAGATACCATGGAGGCAAGCAACGCCACGATGCTGATGATGTACTTCATGATGACCACGTATTTTGGTTTTTGAAGAACTTGAGCTGCGGTGGGAGAAAAAAGCTGGCGTCCGTCGCCTGAAAGATGGCAACTAAAGTCGAAGCAGCCAGAGTAAAGCACCGCCGGCAAGCCAACGGCAGAGTGGGATTTAAGAGCCGAAATGATCTTAACCCACGCAAACTATCGAAACCAGCGTTAAGATCCTGGAATCACAGTCTCACTGACCAGTATCACGTCCTCGTGGGCCTACTTGTACCCCCGCGAATCATCGATTGCGTGGGAGACCCGGACATGCTCTTATCATGAGACAGCAATGGTGAGGCTTTCTGGCTCGATGTATCACCTTGGTGCTGTTAAATCGGCCGGACGTGCGCGGGGTTCTTTAGACTTTCTCACACAGAGTTTCAGCAACTTGGGAGTCTGCAGATCATGATTGGACCATGggatagagagagggaaacgAAGCTTTTGACGAAGCTCGCACTCATCCCACTGCATCCTGGAAGATCGCCTCAACCTCGCAAACCATGTCGGAGAACCGGGGAAGAATTCGTCTCGCAACTGGCAGATTTAAGTCCATGTGAACGAACCCTCATTTTCTGCCGATCTAGAATGCTTTACACCACTCGATGACAGTCCGTGTGCTAGTACCATAAGATGTTTTGTCGGCCATCCCGAGAACAGGCAACTGACCTCGCCGGTTTGTCGCTGTACACGAGCGACCAGAAGCCGACAGCGATCCTAAAGTACAACAGCAACTAATCGAGAGGGCAGATGCTTTCATCGCTTGCTACATATTTCCAATAACCTCCGAAGAGTATGCTTGAAAACCAATCTGTCAATCTGACAACAAAGCCTGGAGCCCAAGCTTCAGATCGCCGACGCATTGTTGCTTTTAGGAGCCGAGCTCCGAGAAACCGAGACCAGCTAGCTGCAACCTAGGTCCAACCCTGGGTTAATCGGCTCGGAAGCCTCTGTGATAACCGGCTTAATCTCTGGAGAATGTCGAATCGAAAAGCTGGCTCGCCGGCGGGAATCTTATTCGTGATCAACCTACCAGCACTGCCCTACTTCCGCCTACTTCCGTTAATTTTCCGTCTGTATTCTGCAGCCCAACTGTTTGGACATGACTCTGCTTCTCCAAAACTATCCAATCGGCCAGAAAAACGTAAGTCAAGTCCTGGCGTCAATGAGATGCAGATCACCCAACGTATTGGATGCCAAGGGCAGGCCTCTTCCGTTTCAGGATTTCAAGGGAACCAAGTCCAGCGATAGAGTTCATCAGCTTACGACTGGCCACAAATGGAAAAACTCGCCCTGTAAGACAGTAAGAGTGCGGGCAGTGACCTCAAGGTTGGGCTACCGGCTTACCGCACGCTTCAATGGCCGGCAAGCTTAATGGAATCCACTGTTAACCAGCCATGATTGACACTCAGAGTTTACCAGACTTATTATCATTTCGAACACAAACAGTGAAAGCCTGGTATTGATGTTTGCCATGATTGCAGGTGATGGGAAGGGGATCCCCGTGCGGGTGGACGCAAGGAACCAGCTTCGTCTGATTCGGGGTAGCTACGCACTCGGTTTCTCTTCGTAGCGATGCAGCCCCATTCGCTCTCCGGAGTGTGCCGTAATTACTCTGGGGTGGATAAATTAACCAACCGGCAGCGAGCCGTGAGCTGGGAAACAAGGGGCCAGGCCATTCTGCCCAAGCAATCAACTCTGCTCATGATCCGGGATCTGGGATTGCAGCCGTCTCTCGGAAACAAAGCGGCACTCAAGCACCAACTGAGTGGTAAGCCATTGAAATTGGGCTTCTTTAGTAACTTCATGAACGTGATAATACTTCACTGTCCGAGCCTGCCTGATTACTGACTACAAAATGTGGCTCTGTAATATGTGTAGTTCACATTGGTTGTGCTGGGCATGTTGGTAGCCTGTTGCACATTGACATCTTGGCCATCAACACTTGGTAAGTCTGTTGTGTACAGTAATTGCTACCAAACTGGTGAGAGAATGCAATTTTGGCAATGGCCCAACTATCTTGTGCATTGCAGACAGATGAGCTTGCCAGTCAATGGGCCAAAGAACTGATGGCGGGCATTTTGCCAACCCACGCCTCCGCTTTGCCCTCAACCGCATTGACAAGCCACCTAGCAAGCCCTGCTCTCCTAATAGACGACATCCACCCCTTCTCACCAATCCAACCCGTAAAAATGGCCCCCTCACGATCTTGCCGCCAGCTAGCCTCGTCAGACTCTCCCGGGATCTGTGCAATGCGAAAGATGGTCCAATCGAAGTTTTGACCTTCTTCGTCGAATAGCCTTGCAATGTTGAGCATGTTCCGGTAGACGGTGTTGTTGAACAATGGCATGAGCGTGGTAACCATTGTCTGCATAAGCGTCCAGTGATCTTCCGGTCTGCAGATGGTCAACGTGCCCATTGCGAGGAGACGCTTTACACGATGCTGCTTCATCAACGGAAACAGGTAAGATCGGTAGATGTCCGCGTAAAGCGACGGGTCAATGGTCCGGTCTCTGATATCCGGACCCAGTAAGGACACAACGACGGAGGTTCGAGCCAATGCCGAAGAAAGGATGGCAGTATCGGACATTTGTCCTTTGAGAACCTGTGAAAAGTTAGCTGATATAAGCGGCAACTATTTATTCCCCATGCCCAGGCCCGTTGGGGAGAACGCAAGGAAGCCAACCTCGACGCGAGAGTTGTCAAGCAAATCTCTGGGTATTTTGGACGGGTTCCGTGCGAACACAATCGTCTCGTGTTCGCGATGGACAAGTTCTCTCAGCAAACAGATCCCCGCCGGGCCCGTCCCACCAAGGACCAAAACCTTGCTCTCGGACATGGCTGTTACAAAGTGTCGGCTACGGCTTGGTGTCATGACTTACACTGGTCTCGCAACAGGCGCGAATGCCGCCCTTTTCATAATTTCCAAACCATTGAAAAAAAACACCAAGTGGAGGAGTGGACTTTCATTTTCATGGTGGATTTCATTTCTCATGACGGTTCTGGCATCATTACGTGCATGCGGTCGTAagtccgccgccgttcttTGTTTCCGCACGGTATTCACACCGAGCGGGAAAGAATTTTGGGAAATCCCAAGCGGGTCTCTTGGCAAGAGTGATTGAATACAGTGTTGGTGTCCGAGTTCATACAGAACCGCGCGGGGACGTTGTCTCCTCCCACTCTTCGTTTCGTTGTTTTGCGGTTACACAAGGGTTTCTCAACCATTTCCGACGAAATATTGACAACAGCGGTCGCTCAGAAGCATACGAAAAAAACCGGAATTCGACAGCGCGGACACGAAGGATGCCGCGGGAAACGGCGAGCTGTTGGACGTGCCGACTACGCCACAAGAAGTGCGACGAGTCCATGCCG
Protein-coding sequences here:
- a CDS encoding Putative sigma intracellular receptor 2, EXPERA domain-containing protein; the encoded protein is MSASPRNWRDSAYLVISSIQLSAILLVDLVPFYPSSLYAEPSAPLHFLQVIRDFYISTYNDPYFVTPHDGLPSWFKLFTYIEIVYQLPMAVWMVYRFSGRAGTTPRFELAILVFAVECALTTLTCIYDTLHWDPAVYSQAQKNVFIFNLYGPWVVIPALMGLDMWMRILGRLQAGGKTKSQ
- a CDS encoding Putative phosphatidylethanolamine-binding protein, coding for MKYIISIVALLASMVSSHAEPPRSMSTREFRKAFLEGGIVPDVLGSFDPIVSFYAAYRAHDGDKALIMPDSRLKMKEAKFPFEFSVENMANAQNITRNSRFIVYMIGPDYPTRENPTDRSVRHYLAGNFTVEQTKSEVLSSAIIMKNSTPAFSDYISPEPKAGSGVHRYVYLLYVQPEKFNKMGFDGVGVDKMNRKNFNVSQFRQQAGLGRPIGGTFFMVNMAPSGSGSGNGGGGGNNNNNNNNNSTGNNGNGRSTASIATAGSIFMFITLLATMLVWM
- a CDS encoding Putative NAD(P)-binding domain, NAD(P)-binding domain superfamily, with product MTPSRSRHFVTAMSESKVLVLGGTGPAGICLLRELVHREHETIVFARNPSKIPRDLLDNSRVEVLKGQMSDTAILSSALARTSVVVSLLGPDIRDRTIDPSLYADIYRSYLFPLMKQHRVKRLLAMGTLTICRPEDHWTLMQTMVTTLMPLFNNTVYRNMLNIARLFDEEGQNFDWTIFRIAQIPGESDEASWRQDREGAIFTGWIGEKGWMSSIRRAGLARWLVNAVEGKAEAWVGKMPAISSLAH